The Novipirellula caenicola genome includes a region encoding these proteins:
- a CDS encoding glycosyltransferase family 1 protein: MNVWIDGSAFENPRQLGIWRVFYEIMSRTSRDVDYTLWLRSKPLQPIPAGVRVYQDPGRSEIPRHHLATRLRRRLALRRDPAELARADLYHPTGLTLPIDHGTKCVATLHDMIAESHFPIGIRELQEAIPIKQATLERAEILICVSHITASELSRFYPELKHKTRVIHHGAEHLLPTDSMPSISADSGKNALYIGQRTGYKNFHCLLDAMQTPQWPSDVQLNVVGPKFSSAETLLIRSLNLSNRIRNLGHLSTEQLRNEYRTSRCLVFPSFQEGFGLPCLEAQSLGCPLVCSDIAVFHEVAGEAALFFDPRLGERLAEQINHIGDPAVRKRLIDHGRENVRRFSWDNAATQILEVYQQATNAT, translated from the coding sequence ATGAACGTCTGGATCGACGGCAGCGCCTTTGAAAACCCTCGCCAACTGGGGATCTGGAGGGTCTTTTACGAAATCATGTCTCGCACAAGTCGCGACGTGGACTACACGCTTTGGCTGCGGTCTAAACCGCTGCAACCGATACCCGCCGGCGTCCGTGTCTACCAAGACCCGGGCCGCTCGGAGATCCCTCGCCACCATCTTGCGACTCGCCTACGACGGCGATTGGCCCTCCGGCGAGACCCAGCAGAACTCGCTCGCGCCGATCTCTATCACCCCACCGGGCTAACCCTTCCGATCGACCACGGGACGAAATGCGTCGCCACCCTCCATGACATGATCGCCGAGTCGCACTTCCCGATCGGAATACGAGAGCTACAAGAAGCCATTCCGATCAAACAAGCGACACTCGAACGTGCCGAGATTTTAATTTGCGTTTCCCATATCACGGCATCCGAGTTATCGCGGTTTTACCCAGAACTGAAACACAAGACGCGAGTCATTCACCATGGGGCAGAGCATCTATTGCCGACGGACTCCATGCCATCGATTTCCGCCGACTCGGGAAAAAATGCGCTCTACATCGGCCAGCGAACGGGCTACAAGAACTTCCACTGCCTGCTCGACGCGATGCAGACCCCTCAGTGGCCTTCCGACGTGCAACTAAATGTGGTGGGCCCAAAATTTTCGAGTGCAGAAACCCTCCTGATCCGCAGCCTGAACCTATCGAACCGAATTCGCAACCTTGGCCATCTATCCACCGAGCAACTGCGAAACGAATACCGCACATCTCGCTGTCTCGTATTCCCAAGCTTCCAAGAAGGCTTTGGGCTTCCATGCCTCGAGGCTCAATCACTCGGTTGCCCGCTTGTCTGTAGCGACATCGCGGTTTTCCATGAGGTCGCGGGCGAGGCGGCACTCTTTTTCGACCCTCGCTTGGGCGAACGGCTCGCAGAGCAAATAAACCACATCGGTGACCCCGCAGTGCGAAAACGACTGATCGACCACGGGCGAGAAAACGTCCGCCGATTCAGCTGGGACAACGCAGCAACCCAGATACTCGAGGTCTACCAACAAGCAACGAATGCGACCTGA